In Porites lutea chromosome 9, jaPorLute2.1, whole genome shotgun sequence, a single window of DNA contains:
- the LOC140948772 gene encoding uncharacterized protein yields MAHSLIQRTHLLLVLLVFLCRSSDSKERPELIREKRTPSYKIVAKGYSVDLDCQFKDPYSLDDVTLLKELDTSTKTPQKVDGVKITKSGQMFTINDVQMSDRGKYWCKVGEWSNSIERLYLVSRTQPENYILTQSTVPENITTINEGDNVTIACKVSGHGIKRVEWYKDKLELPSRYNNTGDFNISIADLTAVTVAQAGEYECRTSIIPTRYFGYQAETFLLQVIGFHFLAKNKRYQRLFVGDEVTINCKTNVQKATSTLWIRKDIRPSKQVMPNGSTITRKGNRFHLSSLTQDDAGSYMCKATSSLLEKTIEEEITTLLIFTDDQSKPLAQVYPVVREVFSGQNVNISCQAPGHAVSMEWSRKGQIVSSIQTHRKIRKTAKGNFTESTLVLTNVSKVDNGTYTCNVTTSKNMGYSNQATATLLVTECHESGKFADPSDISGYFECKHGAAVKKSCPGNHVWNQEDKKCKLWQLDWVHDKDEKRVIILDTNTPFELDCQLNDPRVTVTVKVQLKEGNKNVDPQKNINVTQIGQKFRIDVSSLSSGHSMELKCQALGSGGQVVSKKIVTLEKAKDFQNNVFVQILPVCSPGPLAIHDSISIICHAYHFGGMGWYKIDKSSNVRKAISDSDPRLTDNKSMTRHGHWNKSKTLTLDNVTKNDEGAYVCWKSNGHNITKNITIYIDVADPSPATIEKLDSPPQSFIKEGQNARFHCTVSGSPRPNVIWKRGQEIVAFCAGKYNSACETFGSRYKANWRDDRGCMGNYSMGPVSGGWVSRLNVNNLQYPADVKYTCEVENSLGKKEKVASLKIAVAPVLQKNTENGPEKVYGAQDREREIKCITKRSIPPASFKWLYQPLNCSLSSSSCPKPTSNWSNLTDFGDIKNRSDSTSVLILPGHLKNMYFKCIAENPVTGAKASKQYQFMRQTGEVSSFLDVKPEPVIIKSEGSNITLRCEASIGYFKGRPSWNFKGKTFDTNSDNRKYVNRSEDMNWITELIIRDAKPSDGGLYVCSARSELEDGKELQKSIRLTVIAFSKPNVNISANLTRLKGQAAELNCNVTGNPNPEISWFRNGEKIETEDTIGHVKDCQQRKSGFYKIKDEEVEKYGVLESRLVVCSAAHLNHTGSYTCEANNSIGNDTATAYVNILEKPSVTVIPSWEVESGVTELRCTATGNPTPLIYWEKQESEGSSFVPVQGKGGQGMKNVNVIRVKKGSEDLYRCVANNSEGIVYSKETGGPEVDYVKRQNDGGISKESTIVMITCVGFVVIVFFLLCLILYKRKKRYGGFYLLTLPPSPDYIMKLDPERSLLEQTNKLPYDAQWEFPRERVHIAKPLGSGAFGQVFLAQATGIVAFDPRGSTKRKPGRRRSRFGSTSRPYYNDKRVTAVAVKSLKDNATEAEYRDLLSELKILIHIGEHKNIVNLLGACTKGMERELWVIIEYCPHGNLLDFLRKRRDIFEPVWTTPTEHADVTFSTIDLYICSLQVARAMEFLASRRCVHRDLAARNVLVGENYVLKVADFGLARDIYKEEHYVKTTAGLLPVKWMAIEALVDRIYTHKSDVWSFGVLLWELFTLGGSPYPGLPANEVYQYLVEGQRMDNPLNCPDEMYEIMRNCWEHSPDERPSFTDLVGRIDKLLEDRTSESGEGYLDLEHAGDEPNLDEPTFEDEYLDPEQRLLPSPGSPTSEERMNYPLPPLPSEEIEMGTFEEPIKDEEKEKFVLLDPPREKRIARMDSELEKVRKDTLEREKPKESVGHYNEDEFISEKEQLRSDDDDKDICERNSGVFEFSPDYEARHSHSLDVPPQDNAYYGEQRPPSQGEVTFKGGNGFRGRQPSNRYVNS; encoded by the exons ATTCAAAAGAGAGACCTGAATTAATTAGAGAAAAACGGACGCCTTCTTACAAAATTGTTGCAAAAGGCTATTCTGTAGATCTTGACTGTCAGTTTAAAGACCCTTATAGCTTAGATGACGTTACATTGTTAAAAGAATTGGATACCAGTACAAAGACCCCACAAAAAGTTGATGGGGTGAAAATCACCAAGAGTGGACAGATGTTTACAATAAACGATGTTCAAATGTCTGATAGAGGCAAATATTGGTGTAAAGTTGGTGAATGGAGTAACAGTATAGAGAGACTTTATCTTGTTTCCAGAACACAGCCAG agaATTACATTTTGACACAGTCTACTGTTCCAGAAAACATCACCACAATAAATGAAGGAGATAATGTAACTATTGCCTGTAAAGTTAGTGGGCATGGCATCAAGAGAGTAGAGTGGTATAAAGACAAACTAGAACTCCCAAGTAGATACAACAATACTGGGGACTTTAACATCAGTATCGCTGACTTAACAGCAGTAACTGTGGCACAGGCTGGTGAATATGAATGCCGAACAAGTATTATTCCAACACGATATTTTGGCTATCAAGCTGAAACATTCTTGTTGCAAGTCATAG GTTTTCATTTTCTGGCAAAGAATAAAAGGTACCAGAGACTATTTGTGGGAGACGAAGTGACCATTAACTGTAAAACTAATGTACAGAAAGCAACTTCGACCTTATGGATAAGAAAAGATATACGTCCGTCTAAACAGGTAATGCCAAATGGTAGTACAATCACACGCAAAGGCAACAGGTTCCATTTAAGCAGTCTAACACAAGATGATGCTGGCTCCTACATGTGCAAGGCCACGTCTTCCCTTCTTGAGAAGACTATTGAAGAAGAGATCACAACTCTTTTGATCTTCACag ATGACCAAAGTAAACCCCTGGCACAAGTCTACCCTGTTGTTCGAGAGGTCTTCTCTGGACAAAATGTAAATATTTCCTGTCAAGCTCCAGGTCATGCTGTTTCAATGGAATGGTCAAGAAAAGGTCAAATTGTCTCTAGCATCCAGACacacagaaaaataagaaaaacagcCAAAGGAAATTTCACCGAAAGTACTCTGGTGCTAACAAATGTATCAAAAGTCGACAATGGTACCTACACCTGTAATGttacaacttcaaaaaatatgGGGTATTCTAACCAAGCAACTGCAACATTATTAGTCACAG agtGTCATGAATCTGGTAAGTTTGCTGACCCAAGTGACATCTCTGGTTACTTTGAGTGCAAACATGGAGCTGCAGTGAAGAAATCTTGTCCTGGTAATCATGTTTGGAATCAAGAAGACAAGAAATGCAAACTTTGGCAGCTAG ACTGGGTTCAtgacaaagatgaaaaaagGGTTATCATTCTTGATACCAATACACCGTTTGAGTTGGACTGCCAGCTTAATGATCCACgagtaacagtaacagtaaaaGTTCAACTCAAAGAGGGGAATAAAAACGTGGATCCTCAAAAGAACATTAATGTGACACAGATTGGACAGAAGTTTAGGATAGATGTCTCATCACTTTCAAGTGGACATTCAATGGAATTGAAATGCCAGGCATTAGGAAGTGGAGGTCAAGTTGTTTCAAAGAAGATAGTTACCCTTGAGAAAGCCAAAG attttcaaaacaacgttTTTGTGCAGATTTTGCCTGTTTGCTCTCCTGGGCCATTAGCAATTCACGATTCTATCAGTATAATTTGCCATGCATATCATTTTGGAGGCATGGGATGGTACAAGATAGACAAGTCTTCAAATGTTCGCAAGGCAATAAGTGATTCAGACCCAAGACTGACTGATAATAAAAGTATGACTAGACATGGTCATTGGAATAAAAGCAAGACGTTGACACTTGACAATGTCACAAAAAATGATGAAGGAGCATATGTTTGTTGGAAATCAAATGGTCATAATATCACGAAAAACATAACTATTTACATTGATGTGGCAG atcCCTCACCAGCCACGATAGAAAAGCTTGATTCACCACCACAGTCGTTTATTAAGGAGGGACAAAATGCCAGGTTTCACTGCACTGTAAGCGGCTCTCCTCGACCGAACGTAATTTGGAAGAGAGGACAAGAAATTGTGGCCTTTTGCGCCGGAAAATATAACAGCGCTTGTGAAACATTTGGTTCCAGATACAAGGCAAATTGGAGAGACGATAGAGGATGTATGGGGAATTATTCCATGGGTCCAGTGAGCGGGGGATGGGTCAGCAGGCTTAATGTCAACAACCTACAGTACCCGGCTGATGTGAAGTACACTTGTGAAGTTGAAAACAGTCttggaaagaaggaaaaagttGCATCTCTTAAAATCGCCG TCGCACCTGTTTTACAAAAGAACACAGAAAATGGGCCCGAGAAGGTTTATGGCGCTCaagacagagagagagagatcaAGTGTATAACAAAGCGCAGCATTCCTCCAGCGAGCTTCAAGTGGCTGTATCAACCTTTAAATTGTAGTTTATCTTCGTCAAGCTGCCCAAAACCTACCAGCAACTGGAGCAATCTAACAGATTTTGGAGATATAAAAAATCGATCTGATAGCACGAGTGTCCTAATATTGCCAGGACACctaaaaaatatgtattttaAGTGCATTGCTGAGAACCCAGTCACAGGAGCAAAGGCTTCCAAGCAATACCAGTTTATGCGACAAACTG GGGAAGTTTCTTCCTTTCTTGATGTGAAACCGGAACCCGTTATAATCAAAAGTGAAGGATCCAACATCACCCTACGATGTGAAGCATCCATTGGTTATTTTAAGGGCCGGCCATCATGGAACTTCAAGGGCAAAACCTTCGACACCAACAGTGATAACAGAAAGTATGTAAACAGATCTGAAGACATGAATTGGATCACTGAACTAATTATTCGCGACGCGAAGCCTTCAGACGGAGGTCTCTACGTCTGCTCTGCTAGGAGTGAGCTTGAAGATGGTAAAGAATTGCAAAAATCCATTAGATTAACCGTGATTG CGTTTTCTAAACCAAACGTAAACATCTCCGCGAACCTCACCAGACTCAAAGGCCAGGCTGCTGAGTTGAACTGTAATGTTACCGGAAATCCCAATCCAGAGATATCTTGGTTCAGGAATGGCGAAAAAATCGAAACCGAAGATACAATTGGTCATGTAAAGGACTGCCAGCAGCGCAAAAGCGGTTTCTACAAAATCAAGGACGAAGAAGTGGAAAAGTACGGAGTGTTGGAGTCACGACTAGTGGTGTGTTCCGCGGCCCATTTAAACCACACCGGTAGTTATACCTGTGAAGCGAACAACAGCATCGGCAATGACACGGCTACAGCGTATGTAAATATTTTAG AAAAACCCTCTGTGACGGTAATTCCTTCGTGGGAAGTTGAGAGCGGCGTAACAGAACTGCGTTGTACCGCAACTGGTAATCCTACTCCGTTAATCTACTGGGAAAAGCAAGAAAGTGAAGGCTCCTCCTTTGTTCCAGTTCAGGGGAAGGGTGGTCAGGGGATGAAAAATGTAAACGTTATTAGAGTAAAGAAGGGGTCAGAAGATTTATACCGTTGTGTGGCCAACAACAGTGAAGGAATCGTTTACTCAAAAGAGACGGGCG gGCCGGAAGTTGATTATGTGAAACGACAAAATGACGGCGGGATCTCGAAGGAGTCTACGATCGTGATGATAACGTGCGTTGGCTTCGTGgtcattgttttctttcttctttgcttGATTctgtataaaagaaaaaagaggtaTGGCGGATTTTACCTCCTAACACTTCCACCCTCGCCAGATTACATCATGAAGTTGGATCCTGAGAGATCCCTTttggaacaaacaaacaaactgccTTACGATGCACAATGGGAATTCCCCAGGGAACGTGTCCATATAG CCAAACCATTAGGATCTGGAGCGTTTGGGCAGGTTTTCCTGGCGCAGGCAACAGGAATCGTTGCGTTTGATCCTCGTGGGAGCACAAAGCGAAAACCTGGAAGGAGACGATCAAGGTTTGGTTCTACCAGCCGGCCTTATTACAACGACAAACGGGTGACAGCAGTTGCAGTTAAAAGTCTTAAAG ATAATGCAACCGAAGCAGAGTATAGAGATTTATTATCAGAACTGAAGATTCTAATTCATATTGGCGAACACAAAAACATCGTTAACTTGCTAGGGGCGTGTACAAAAg GTATGGAGCGTGAACTCTGGGTTATCATTGAGTACTGTCCCCATGGCAACCTGCTTGACTTCCTGCGCAAACGCCGTGACATTTTTGAACCTGTATGGACCACGCCCACCGAGCATGCCGACGTCACGTTCAGCACAATTGACCTGTACATTTGCTCGCTGCAAGTCGCCAGAGCCATGGAGTTCTTAGCTTCAAGAAGG TGTGTCCATCGTGACCTTGCTGCCAGGAATGTGTTAGTCGGCGAGAATTACGTTCTCAAAGTGGCCGACTTTGGTTTGGCGAGAGACATTTACAAAGAGGAACACTACGTTAAGACAACAGCG GGTTTGCTCCCGGTCAAATGGATGGCTATTGAGGCGTTGGTTGATCGCATCTATACTCATAAGAGTGATGT GTGGTCATTTGGGGTTCTGTTATGGGAGCTTTTTACTTTAG GTGGAAGCCCGTACCCAGGTCTCCCGGCCAATGAAGTGTATCAGTATCTGGTGGAGGGGCAGCGCATGGACAATCCTTTGAATTGCCCGGATGAAAT GTATGAAATCATGCGGAATTGCTGGGAGCACAGCCCAGACGAGAGACCTTCATTCACAGACCTTGTTGGTAGGATTGACAAACTCTTGGAAGACAGAACATCCGAG TCTGGGGAAGGATACCTTGACCTCGAACACGCAGGAGATGAACCAAACTTGGACGAGCCGACATTTGAAGACGAATATCTTGATCCGGAGCAGAGACTTCTCCCATCCCCGGGTAGCCCCACTTCTGAGGAACGAATGAACTACCCCCTGCCTCCCCTCCCTTCTGAAGAAATCGAGATGGGGACATTTGAGGAGCCCATAAAAGACGAGGAAAAGGAGAAATTTGTTCTTTTGGATCCACCAAGGGAAAAACGAATAGCCAGAATGGACAGCGAGTTGGAGAAAGTACGAAAAGACACGCTGGAACGAGAAAAACCAAAAGAGAGTGTTGGACATTATAACGAAGACGAATTTATCAGTGAAAAAGAACAGCTTCGATCCGACGATGACGACAAAGATATTTGCGAGAGAAATTCGGGTGTTTTTGAGTTTTCGCCAGATTATGAGGCCAGACACTCGCATAGTTTAGACGTCCCCCCTCAGGATAACGCTTATTACGGTGAACAACGGCCTCCCTCACAAGGCGAGGTTACCTTTAAAGGGGGAAATGGATTTCGAGGAAGGCAACCCTCGAACAGATATGTGAATTCTTAA